A genomic stretch from Solanum stenotomum isolate F172 chromosome 8, ASM1918654v1, whole genome shotgun sequence includes:
- the LOC125872159 gene encoding 60S ribosomal protein L17-1 isoform X2 yields MVKYSNEPENPTKSCKARGSDLRAHFKNTRETAHALRKMPLNKAKSYLEDVLAHKQAIPFTRFCRGVGRTAQAKNRHSNGQGRWPVKSAKFILDLLKNAESNAEVKGLDVDSLYITHIQVNQAQKQRRRTYRAHGRINPYMSHPCHIELVLSEKEESVKKEPETQLAPRKTKASS; encoded by the exons ATG GTGAAGTATTCGAATGAACCAGAGAACCCAACCAAAT CTTGCAAAGCTAGGGGTTCGGATCTCAGAGCTCATTTCAAG AATACTAGAGAAACAGCGCATGCCCTTAGGAAGATGCCTTTGAACAAGGCAAAGAGCTACTTGGAGGATGTTCTTGCCCACAAACAAGCCATCCCCTTCACCCGCTTTTGTCGTGGGGTTGGTCGCACTGCTCAGGCAAAGAATCGCCACTCAAATGGACAAGGGCGTTGGCCTGTCAAATCTGCGAAGTTTATTCTGGATTTGCTAAAAAATGCTGAGAGTAATGCTGAA GTTAAAGGCTTGGATGTGGATTCACTTTACATTACTCACATCCAAGTAAACCAAGCACAGAAACAGAGGCGCCGTACATACCGTGCTCATGGAAGAATCAATC CTTATATGTCACATCCGTGCCATATCGAGCTGGTATTGTCTGAGAAGGAAGAATCTGTTAAGAAAGAG CCTGAGACTCAATTGGCTCCCAGGAAGACGAAGGCATCTTCTTGA
- the LOC125872159 gene encoding 60S ribosomal protein L17-1 isoform X1: protein MVKYSNEPENPTKSCKARGSDLRAHFKNTRETAHALRKMPLNKAKSYLEDVLAHKQAIPFTRFCRGVGRTAQAKNRHSNGQGRWPVKSAKFILDLLKNAESNAEVKGLDVDSLYITHIQVNQAQKQRRRTYRAHGRINPYMSHPCHIELVLSEKEESVKKEPETQLAPRKTKASS, encoded by the exons GTGAAGTATTCGAATGAACCAGAGAACCCAACCAAAT CTTGCAAAGCTAGGGGTTCGGATCTCAGAGCTCATTTCAAG AATACTAGAGAAACAGCGCATGCCCTTAGGAAGATGCCTTTGAACAAGGCAAAGAGCTACTTGGAGGATGTTCTTGCCCACAAACAAGCCATCCCCTTCACCCGCTTTTGTCGTGGGGTTGGTCGCACTGCTCAGGCAAAGAATCGCCACTCAAATGGACAAGGGCGTTGGCCTGTCAAATCTGCGAAGTTTATTCTGGATTTGCTAAAAAATGCTGAGAGTAATGCTGAA GTTAAAGGCTTGGATGTGGATTCACTTTACATTACTCACATCCAAGTAAACCAAGCACAGAAACAGAGGCGCCGTACATACCGTGCTCATGGAAGAATCAATC CTTATATGTCACATCCGTGCCATATCGAGCTGGTATTGTCTGAGAAGGAAGAATCTGTTAAGAAAGAG CCTGAGACTCAATTGGCTCCCAGGAAGACGAAGGCATCTTCTTGA
- the LOC125873230 gene encoding zinc finger CCCH domain-containing protein 12-like isoform X2: MEAIQSLYMHNLNQPTLDKQYLGFDPQPPEAASFSSEPNLQNPSRDLPKVEENDVDDDDEMLLRVIFEELQNLVLNQAFSEERAKRGVYESIKAKSESEDEEDVQMIVEELKNLVVNQAFSEERAKGDIHEGNGRDEVGNECGGNHYEDGAGWSENENVIDVKNEKGGEVVSREWGFDHYEDGDYSWSESGIVVDVENEKGGEAGSKEWGFDHYEDGDLSWSGNGIDVTNENGSKAGSKEWGFNANWRRLNYPLRPDAVDCAYYMKTGTCQYGLNCKFNHPSRRQNQYYLTEGGCKYGNACKYSHSKRKGAISPVLDFNFLGLPIRQGEKDCPFYMRTGSCKYGSNCRFHHPDPTTMTGNNPSLGYNNGGSAPVQSASYSPVSSWSSPRASNETAPFVPVVYPANQGILPLSPEWNRFQAPVYQTSEKSLPTPPAFTMKDPATKTNIYSRPQPPWLVEEYPERPGQPDCSYFIKTGDCKYKSDCKFHHPKTQKSLPNPPSVLNDKGLPLRPGQAVCSFYSRYGICKYGPACKFDHPEHIDNPVSSPAPAFYQPPFGISSASDGLRMARKGNGSGSLVHQSV; this comes from the exons ATGGAAGCCATTCAATCACTATACATGCATAACCTAAACCAGCCTACACTTGATAAACAGTATTTAGGGTTTGATCCTCAACCTCCCGAAGCGGCGTCATTTTCATCGGAACCCAATCTTCAAAACCCTAGTCGGGATCTCCCAAAAGTTGAGGAAAACGAcgttgatgatgatgatgagatgTTGCTGCGAGTCATTTTTGAGGAGCTTCAGAATCTGGTGTTGAACCAGGCGTTCAGTGAAGAGAGAGCAAAAAGAGGTGTTTATGAATCTATTAAGGCAAAATCTGAgagtgaagatgaagaagatgtGCAAATGATAGTTGAAGAGCTTAAGAATCTGGTGGTAAATCAGGCATTCAGTGAAGAGAGAGCTAAAGGAGATATTCATGAAGGAAATGGAAGAGACGAAGTGGGAAATGAGTGCGGTGGTAATCATTATGAAGATGGTGCTGGTTGGAGCGAAAATGAAAATGTGATTGATGTGAAAAACGAGAAAGGTGGTGAAGTGGTTTCAAGGGAATGGGGATTTGATCACTATGAAGATGGTGACTATAGTTGGAGCGAAAGTGGAATTGTGGTTGATGTGGAAAATGAGAAAGGTGGCGAAGCTGGTTCAAAGGAATGGGGATTTGATCACTATGAAGATGGTGACCTTAGTTGGAGCGGAAATGGAATTGATGTGACAAATGAGAACGGTAGTAAGGCGGGTTCAAAAGAATGGGGATTTAATGCGAACTGGAGGAGGTTGAATTACCCGCTAAGGCCTGATGCTGTGGATTGTGCTTATTATATGAAAACAGGGACATGTCAATATGGATTGAATTGCAAGTTTAATCACCCTTCCCGAAGACAAAACCAG TATTACCTAACAGAAGGAGGGTGCAAGTATGGAAATGCCTGTAAATATAGTCATAGTAAGAGAAAGGGTGCAATCTCACCTGTTCTGGATTTTAACTTTCTTGGCCTGCCAATTCGACAG GGAGAGAAGGATTGCCCCTTCTACATGCGCACTGGGTCTTGCAAGTATGGATCCAATTGCAGGTTTCATCATCCTGATCCTACTACAATGACTGGAAACAATCCTTCCCTTGGATACAACAATGGTGGATCTGCTCCAGTACAAAGTGCCTCCTATTCACCAGTGTCTTCTTGGTCTTCACCACGAGCATCGAATGAGACAGCTCCTTTCGTACCAGTGGTATATCCAGCAAACCAAGGCATTCTTCCTCTAAGTCCAGAATGGAACAGGTTTCAG GCCCCGGTCTATCAAACCTCAGAGAAGAGCCTACCTACACCTCCAGCATTTACTATGAAGGATCCAGCAACTAAGACGAACATTTATTCCCGACCTCAACCACCGTGGCTTGTTGAAGAATACCCTGAACGTCCAGGTCAACCTGATTGCAGTTACTTCATTAAAACAGGAGATTGTAAATATAAGTCTGACTGCAAATTTCATCATCCAAAGACTCAAAAATCCCTGCCAAACCCCCCGAGTGTTCTCAATGACAAGGGCCTGCCACTAAGACCA GGCCAAGCTGTCTGTTCATTCTATAGCCGTTATGGGATTTGCAAGTATGGACCTGCCTGTAAGTTTGATCATCCCGAACATATTGACAATCCAGTGTCTTCTCCTGCGCCTGCTTTTTATCAGCCTCCATTTGGCATTTCATCTGCATCAGATGGCTTGAGGATGGCGAGGAAAGGAAATGGAAGTGGCTCTCTAGTACATCAGTCTGTCTAA
- the LOC125873230 gene encoding zinc finger CCCH domain-containing protein 67-like isoform X1, which yields MEAIQSLYMHNLNQPTLDKQYLGFDPQPPEAASFSSEPNLQNPSRDLPKVEENDVDDDDEMLLRVIFEELQNLVLNQAFSEERAKRGVYESIKAKSESEDEEDVQMIVEELKNLVVNQAFSEERAKGDIHEGNGRDEVGNECGGNHYEDGAGWSENENVIDVKNEKGGEVVSREWGFDHYEDGDYSWSESGIVVDVENEKGGEAGSKEWGFDHYEDGDLSWSGNGIDVTNENGSKAGSKEWGFNANWRRLNYPLRPDAVDCAYYMKTGTCQYGLNCKFNHPSRRQNQWAMEKGKQRDESEERAGLIECKYYLTEGGCKYGNACKYSHSKRKGAISPVLDFNFLGLPIRQGEKDCPFYMRTGSCKYGSNCRFHHPDPTTMTGNNPSLGYNNGGSAPVQSASYSPVSSWSSPRASNETAPFVPVVYPANQGILPLSPEWNRFQAPVYQTSEKSLPTPPAFTMKDPATKTNIYSRPQPPWLVEEYPERPGQPDCSYFIKTGDCKYKSDCKFHHPKTQKSLPNPPSVLNDKGLPLRPGQAVCSFYSRYGICKYGPACKFDHPEHIDNPVSSPAPAFYQPPFGISSASDGLRMARKGNGSGSLVHQSV from the exons ATGGAAGCCATTCAATCACTATACATGCATAACCTAAACCAGCCTACACTTGATAAACAGTATTTAGGGTTTGATCCTCAACCTCCCGAAGCGGCGTCATTTTCATCGGAACCCAATCTTCAAAACCCTAGTCGGGATCTCCCAAAAGTTGAGGAAAACGAcgttgatgatgatgatgagatgTTGCTGCGAGTCATTTTTGAGGAGCTTCAGAATCTGGTGTTGAACCAGGCGTTCAGTGAAGAGAGAGCAAAAAGAGGTGTTTATGAATCTATTAAGGCAAAATCTGAgagtgaagatgaagaagatgtGCAAATGATAGTTGAAGAGCTTAAGAATCTGGTGGTAAATCAGGCATTCAGTGAAGAGAGAGCTAAAGGAGATATTCATGAAGGAAATGGAAGAGACGAAGTGGGAAATGAGTGCGGTGGTAATCATTATGAAGATGGTGCTGGTTGGAGCGAAAATGAAAATGTGATTGATGTGAAAAACGAGAAAGGTGGTGAAGTGGTTTCAAGGGAATGGGGATTTGATCACTATGAAGATGGTGACTATAGTTGGAGCGAAAGTGGAATTGTGGTTGATGTGGAAAATGAGAAAGGTGGCGAAGCTGGTTCAAAGGAATGGGGATTTGATCACTATGAAGATGGTGACCTTAGTTGGAGCGGAAATGGAATTGATGTGACAAATGAGAACGGTAGTAAGGCGGGTTCAAAAGAATGGGGATTTAATGCGAACTGGAGGAGGTTGAATTACCCGCTAAGGCCTGATGCTGTGGATTGTGCTTATTATATGAAAACAGGGACATGTCAATATGGATTGAATTGCAAGTTTAATCACCCTTCCCGAAGACAAAACCAG TGGGCAATGGAGAAGGGCAAGCAAAGGGATGAAAGTGAGGAAAGAGCAGGGCTGATTGAATGCAAG TATTACCTAACAGAAGGAGGGTGCAAGTATGGAAATGCCTGTAAATATAGTCATAGTAAGAGAAAGGGTGCAATCTCACCTGTTCTGGATTTTAACTTTCTTGGCCTGCCAATTCGACAG GGAGAGAAGGATTGCCCCTTCTACATGCGCACTGGGTCTTGCAAGTATGGATCCAATTGCAGGTTTCATCATCCTGATCCTACTACAATGACTGGAAACAATCCTTCCCTTGGATACAACAATGGTGGATCTGCTCCAGTACAAAGTGCCTCCTATTCACCAGTGTCTTCTTGGTCTTCACCACGAGCATCGAATGAGACAGCTCCTTTCGTACCAGTGGTATATCCAGCAAACCAAGGCATTCTTCCTCTAAGTCCAGAATGGAACAGGTTTCAG GCCCCGGTCTATCAAACCTCAGAGAAGAGCCTACCTACACCTCCAGCATTTACTATGAAGGATCCAGCAACTAAGACGAACATTTATTCCCGACCTCAACCACCGTGGCTTGTTGAAGAATACCCTGAACGTCCAGGTCAACCTGATTGCAGTTACTTCATTAAAACAGGAGATTGTAAATATAAGTCTGACTGCAAATTTCATCATCCAAAGACTCAAAAATCCCTGCCAAACCCCCCGAGTGTTCTCAATGACAAGGGCCTGCCACTAAGACCA GGCCAAGCTGTCTGTTCATTCTATAGCCGTTATGGGATTTGCAAGTATGGACCTGCCTGTAAGTTTGATCATCCCGAACATATTGACAATCCAGTGTCTTCTCCTGCGCCTGCTTTTTATCAGCCTCCATTTGGCATTTCATCTGCATCAGATGGCTTGAGGATGGCGAGGAAAGGAAATGGAAGTGGCTCTCTAGTACATCAGTCTGTCTAA